Proteins found in one Pocillopora verrucosa isolate sample1 chromosome 12, ASM3666991v2, whole genome shotgun sequence genomic segment:
- the LOC131768340 gene encoding hemicentin-2-like isoform X3 has product MHAPNRCERQQKTSCVMETGSLTICLYALFVFSAEGAPVFTEEPKNPFLAVEGDNVTLEWRYSLGKDVSLSQALFEKDTQILDKYSPFVKPWIKPSYRGRILVDITNNYTSIIFLGVKRTDEGSYKLTVISSEDRARNESKLEISILYLDQPNITSPDTRPVEGTDVSLSCFVDGKPTPTVSWTVNGSPLNTSRNSRVSLSNLNELLTIMSLDRTDSGEYQCVANNSLGNVSSNPSALRVQYPPAIALSPLNATKEEGENFTWFCEASGNPEPNISWIFNGSHINTNYNPNIVFSKDKRKLTITNVSRKDSGEYQCLASNNIGNASSQVATFDVLYIPEITAHPDNVTEKEGENVTLFCNAMGNPVPKISWNKGESPLSNSSRVNLSADNKHLTLTNVKRVDSGEYRCVAANSLGYDTSNPAYLGVQFKPEISPLPRLIQRIEGEKLTIFCNATGNPLPTTSWTKDGNSVCTSYGSRVNLSYEGKQLIVKNVSKGDNGVYRCVAENSLGNVTSHGTTLEVHYIPGVTMIGGPQQFAIVGKVKKLLCEYDAMPPVSEVQWIKDGDVIARNSSLLVNESCISVPHYNESQIQLLISQSTSQDAGNYSCLVINAVGNSSQRTSVISQELPLITTRPEGKTPVEGEKITLPCNATGNPEPSISWVKDGSPIKSKSRIGLSKDNKRLTITNISRTDSGEYQCVARNRVGNDTSNSRVVVLFEPEVTIDGDQEQYLAKGSNIWLICRYEASPPVSEVQWIKEGTVIVRNTSVQINDSRVTIPSFNESQIQLSITAASLKDGGNYTCKVTNILGSTRDTTLIIIKDKPEIVTHPQNITTREGQNVTLYCNVTGSPVPTISWYKNGYPINNSFSTIFSPSHEQLTIRNVNRIDSGDYTCQAKNRVGTDTSNASTINVQFRAEIVFHPQVNVIKEEGSNLTLFCNATGNPAPIISWTKDGSPTKNNSRIRFSKHNRLLTISNVNRTDSGHYRCVAKNSLGNDTSNVSTVNIQYKPEITSHPKSVDIKEGGNVTFSCNYTANPSPTTSWTKDESPITNDSRISYSVVNKVLTITNVNRKDSGEYRCEASNKLGNDTSEAAELNVKYRPEITKHPQNVTVAERNNVTLTCNATGNPEPQFSWFKVENTVKSNNRINMSAKTSHLTITDVNRHDSEGYLCVAHNEVGNDTSIIVILDVQYKPEIATHPHNIRTREGQNVTIYCNATGNPVPTISWYKNEYPISNGFRIILSPGYEQLTIRNVNRIDSGNYTCRGNNSVGEDTSDASTINVQFRAEIVYHPQTNVIKEEGSDLTLFCNATGNPAPIILWTKDGSPINNNSRIRFSTHNMLLTISNVNRTDSGHYRCVANNSLGNDTSNVATVDIQYKPDITIRPKSRDIEEGGNVTFSCNSTANPLPTTSWTKDESPITSNSRISYSVVNKVLTITNVNGNDSGEYRCVASNKLGNDTSKAAKLNVKYEPEIITDPSDDTVKEGQNTTLYCNATGNPLPAISWKKVGHSIGNNSRISYSAESNELRIINVYRTDRGKYHCVASNSIGNASSHAATLAVEYKSEITTHPSNVTKKKGENVTLHCNATGYPLPTLSWTKDGSDISNNSRISFSADKKQLAITKANRVDRGAYRCVANNSLGNDASMAAVVDVQFAPEISIHPRNVTIVGGDSVTFSCSVVGNPTPSVVWEKDRKDLNVTGNSRFNLSSRNNNPSLEIAEVHSSDSGQYRCVAENSKNISYSSAATLTVQYVPDPPEDVKVISRASREVNVSWTAGSNGNSAIQNYTVEIREDKQTFRDAICQGTLLKNNCVIYSTRVSIKELLPWTTYYLRVFARNMIGPGNYSSVVNVTTEGEVPSSAPPFNVTVLNSTAVNVSWQMLTKEDARGDILGYYILYKRKSEPEASWKNKTVDRAETTSLVLASLDEYTSYQFAIQAFNRKGVSGRSEIVERETDEGVVPEPPQNITVITKGSRAINISWTAGFDGNSAIGNYTVEISEHDQIFKDVICQGSLSSSACVVSSLSTTASLTGLFPWTIYNIRVFARNKIGRSSSSPILNVTTDEAGMLLTLWSFLLCMKRVMDESYTITTRTWQGVGRYTGNFCQLLKAVFSHGHKHYFVVLSVS; this is encoded by the exons ATGCATGCACCCAATCGATGTGAAAGACAACAAAAGACATCCTGTGTAATGGAGACAGGTTCACTTACAATCTGTCTGTATGCTCTTTTCGTGTTTTCCGCCGAAG GTGCGCCGGTGTTTACTGAAGAACCTAAAAATCCATTCCTTGCTGTGGAAGGTGACAATGTTACGCTGGAATGGAGGTACTCACTTGGCAAAGACGTATCTCTCTCTCAGGCGTTATTTGAAAAAGATACGCAGATTTTAGACAAATATTCCCCTTTTGTCAAACCATGGATAAAACCATCTTACCGCGGTCGCATACTCGTGGACATTACAAATAATTACACATCAATCATTTTCCTCGGTGTGAAAAGAACGGACGAGGGAAGCTACAAGTTGACAGTTATCTCCAGCGAAGACCGAGcaagaaatgaaagtaaattgGAGATTTCGATACTGT ATTTAGATCAACCAAATATTACTTCACCGGATACCAGACCCGTGGAAGGAACTGACGTGTCTTTATCGTGTTTTGTTGATGGTAAACCCACACCAACAGTATCCTGGACTGTGAATGGTTCTCCACTAAATACAAGCAGAAATTCAAGGGTTTCCCTGAGCAATTTAAACGAGCTACTGACTATAATGAGCTTAGACAGAACAGACAGTGGAGAATACCAGTGTGTGGCGAACAACAGTCTTGGAAATGTTTCTTCCAATCCCAGTGCACTTAGAGTGCAAT ATCCACCGGCGATCGCTCTCAGTCCCTTGAATGCCACAAAAGAGGAGGGGGAAAATTTCACTTGGTTTTGTGAGGCTTCAGGAAATCCAGAGCCAAATATATCATGGATCTTTAACGGGTCTCATATCAATACGAATTACAATCCTAacattgttttttcaaaagacaaacGGAAATTGACGATTACGAATGTTAGCAGGAAAGACAGCGGAGAATACCAATGTCTGGCGTCCAATAACATCGGAAATGCTTCTTCCCAAGTTGCAACATTTGATGTACTAT ACATACCAGAGATCACTGCTCATCCGGACAATGTGactgaaaaagaaggagaaaatgtCACCTTATTTTGTAACGCTATGGGGAATCCGGTACCAAAAATATCATGGAATAAGGGAGAATCACCACTTAGTAACAGCTCCAGGGTTAATTTGTCGGCGGATAACAAACACCTTACTTTAACGAATGTAAAAAGAGTAGACAGCGGAGAATACCGATGTGTGGCCGCTAACAGCCTTGGATACGATACCTCCAATCCTGCTTATTTAGGAGTGCAAT TTAAACCCGAGATCAGCCCTCTTCCACGATTGATTCAGAGAATCGAAGGAGAGAAGTTGACTATATTTTGCAACGCCACTGGAAATCCACTACCGACAACATCATGGACTAAAGACGGGAATTCTGTGTGCACCAGTTACGGTTCGAGAGTGAATTTGTCTTACGAAGGAAAACAGCTCATTGTCAAGAATGTGAGCAAAGGAGACAATGGAGTGTACCGATGTGTGGCGGAAAACAGTCTTGGAAATGTTACGTCCCATGGCACTACCTTGGAAGTGCATT ATATACCAGGAGTCACAATGATTGGTGGTCCACAACAATTTGCAATTGTCGGTAAAGTAAAGAAACTCCTATGCGAGTACGATGCTATGCCACCCGTGTCTGAAGTGCAGTGGATAAAAGATGGAGATGTGATTGCTAGAAATTCTAGTCTGCTGGTTAACGAGTCCTGCATCTCTGTTCCTCATTACAATGAAAGTCAAATACAGTTACTTATAAGTCAAAGTACTTCCCAGGATGCTGGAAACTACTCCTGCCTTGTTATTAATGCTGTTGGTAACTCATCCCAGAGGACGTCAGTCATAAGCCAGG AACTGCCCTTAATCACCACCCGTCCAGAAGGGAAAACTCCCGTAGAGGGAGAAAAGATAACTCTGCCCTGTAACGCCACCGGAAATCCAGAACCATCAATATCCTGGGTTAAAGATGGATCTCCCATAAAGAGCAAATCTAGGATCGGCCTTTCAAAAGACAATAAGCGATTAACAATAACGAATATAAGCAGAACAGACAGCGGTGAATACCAGTGTGTGGCGAGAAACAGAGTTGGAAATGATACCTCAAATTCCAGAGTGGTTGTTCTTT TTGAACCCGAGGTTACAATTGATGGCGATCAGGAGCAATATTTGGCTAAAGGCAGCAATATCTGGCTGATATGTCGGTATGAAGCGTCGCCACCAGTGTCTGAAGTGCAATGGATAAAAGAAGGAACTGTGATTGTTCGAAATACTTCAGTGCAGATTAATGATTCAAGAGTGACAATTCCATCTTTCAATGAGAGTCAAATACAGTTGTCAATCACTGCAGCTTCCCTAAAGGATGGGGGAAATTACACCTGTAAAGTCACGAATATTTTAGGCAGCACGCGGGATACGACATTGATCATAATCAAAG ATAAACCTGAGATCGTGACGCATCCTCAAAATATCACAACAAGAGAAGGTCAAAACGTGACTTTATATTGTAACGTTACTGGAAGTCCAGTTCCAACAATATCATGGTACAAGAATGGATATCCTATAAATAACAGCTTCAGTACCATTTTTTCACCAAGCCATGAACAGTTGACAATAAGGAATGTGAACAGAATAGACAGTGGCGATTACACATGTCAAGCAAAAAACAGAGTTGGAACGGATACTTCTAACGCTTCCACGATTAATGTTCAGT TTCGAGCTGAGATCGTCTTTCATCCTCAAGTGAATGTCATAAAAGAAGAGGGAAGTAAtttgactttattttgtaatgcCACTGGAAACCCAGCACCGATAATATCATGGACCAAAGATGGATCTCCCACAAAAAACAATTCCAGAATCAGGTTTTCAAAACATAACCGGCTGTTGACCATATCAAATGTGAACAGAACAGACAGCGGCCACTACCGTTGTGTAGCGAAGAACAGCTTGGGAAATGATACCTCAAACGTTTCTACTGTTAACATTCAAT ATAAACCTGAGATTACTTCTCATCCTAAAAGTGTGGATATAAAAGAAGGAGGAAACGTGACCTTTTCTTGTAATTATACTGCAAATCCATCACCGACAACATCATGGACTAAAGATGAATCGCCTATAACTAACGATTCGAGGATCAGTTATTCAGTTGTCAATAAAGTTTTGACAATAACGAATGTGAACAGAAAGGACAGTGGAGAATACAGATGTGAGGCGAGCAACAAACTTGGAAACGACACATCAGAAGCTGCTGAATTAAATGTGAAAT ATCGCCCTGAGATAACAAAACATCCGCAGAATGTTACGGTAGCAGAAAGAAATAATGTGACCTTAACTTGTAATGCTACCGGAAATCCAGAGCCACAGTTTTCATGGTTTAAAGTTGAAAATACTGTGAAAAGCAACAACAGGATTAATATGTCAGCAAAAACGTCGCACCTGACAATAACAGATGTGAACAGACATGACAGCGAAGGATACCTGTGTGTCGCCCATAATGAAGTTGGAAACGATACCTCGATAATTGTCATATTAGATGTGCAAT ATAAACCTGAGATCGCGACGCATCCTCACAATATCAGAACAAGAGAAGGTCAAAACGTGACTATATATTGTAACGCTACTGGAAATCCAGTTCCAACAATATCATGGTACAAGAATGAATATCCTATAAGTAACGGCTTCAGGATCATTTTGTCTCCAGGCTATGAACAGTTGACAATAAGGAATGTGAACAGAATAGACAGTGGCAATTACACATGTCGAGGGAACAACTCAGTTGGAGAGGATACTTCGGACGCTTCCACGATTAATGTTCAGT TTCGAGCTGAAATTGTCTATCATCCTCAAACGAATGTGATCAAAGAAGAGGGGAGtgatttgactttgttttgtaATGCCACTGGAAACCCAGCACCGATAATATTATGGACCAAAGATGGATCTCCCATAAACAACAATTCCAGGATCAGGTTTTCAACACATAACATGCTGTTGACCATATCAAATGTGAACAGAACAGACAGCGGCCACTACCGATGTGTAGCGAACAACAGCTTGGGAAATGATACCTCAAACGTTGCTACTGTTGACATCCAAT ATAAACCTGATATTACTATTCGTCCTAAAAGCAGGGATATAGAAGAAGGAGGAAACGTGacattttcttgtaattctACTGCAAATCCATTACCGACAACTTCATGGACTAAAGATGAGTCGCCTATAACTAGCAATTCGAGGATCAGTTATTCAGTTGTCaataaagttttgacgataacGAATGTCAACGGAAATGACAGTGGAGAATACAGATGTGTGGCGAGCAACAAACTTGGAAACGATACATCAAAAGCTGCTAAATTAAATGTGAAAT ATGAACCGGAAATTATCACTGATCCCTCTGATGACACGGTGAAGGAAGGACAAAACACCACCCTTTATTGTAACGCGACTGGAAATCCATTACCAGCAATATCATGGAAAAAAGTTGGACATTCTATTGGCAATAATTCCAGGATCAGTTATTCAGCAGAGAGCAACGAGTTGAGGATAATAAATGTGTACAGAACAGACAGAGGAAAATACCATTGTGTGGCTAGCAATAGCATTGGTAATGCCAGCTCACACGCTGCTACATTAGCTGTAGAAT ATAAAAGTGAGATTACCACTCATCCTAgtaatgtgacaaaaaaaaaaggcgaaaacgTTACGTTACACTGTAATGCTACTGGATATCCGCTCCCTACTCTATCGTGGACCAAAGATGGGTCTGACATAAGTAACAATTCCAGGATCAGCTTTTCAGCAGACAAAAAGCAGTTGGCAATCACCAAAGCGAACCGAGTAGACAGAGGAGCATACCGATGTGTGGCGAACAACAGCCTCGGAAATGATGCGTCTATGGCTGCTGTTGTAGATGTCCAGT TTGCACCTGAAATCTCCATACATCCGAGGAATGTCACAATAGTAGGAGGAGATAGTGTGACTTTTAGTTGTTCAGTCGTGGGGAACCCAACTCCCAGCGTTGTTTGGGAAAAGGACAGAAAAGACCTAAATGTAACAGGAAATAGTCGATTTAACTTGTCCTCAAGGAACAATAATCCCAGTTTAGAAATTGCAGAAGTTCACAGCTCAGACTCAGGACAATACAGATGTGTAGCTGAAAACAGCAAGAATATATCATATTCATCTGCAGCTACCCTCACAGTGCAGT ATGTACCAGACCCACCAGAGGATGTCAAAGTGATCTCAAGAGCTTCACGGGAAGTGAATGTCTCCTGGACGGCTGGTTCTAATGGAAACAGCGCTATTCAGAACTACACAGTGGAAATCAGAGAAGATAAGCAGACTTTCAGAGATGCCATATGTCAAGGAACACTCTTAAAGAATAATTGTGTGATTTACTCCACAAGAGTTTCTATCAAAGAGCTGCTTCCTTGGACAACATATTACCTCAGGGTGTTTGCCAGGAACATGATTGGTCCTGGTAACTACAGCTCTGTAGTAAATGTTACCACCGAAGGAGAAG TACCAAGTTCCGCTCCACCATTTAACGTGACTGTCCTCAATTCTACTGCTGTTAACGTTTCTTGGCAG ATGCTCACTAAGGAAGACGCTAGAGGTGATATTCTGGGCTATTACATTCTGTACAAGAGAAAAAGCGAGCCAGAGGCATCGTGGAAGAACAAAACTGTTGACAGAGCGGAGACTACGTCTTTAGTACTGGCGTCTCTAGATGAGTACACATCATACCAGTTTGCCATACAGGCCTTCAACCGCAAGGGTGTCAGCGGTCGGAGTGAAATTGTGGAGAGAGAGACAGATGAAGGTG TTGTTCCAGAGCCACCTCAGAACATTACTGTTATCACAAAGGGTTCGCGAGCTATAAATATCTCCTGGACGGCTGGTTTTGATGGAAATAGTGCCATTGGAAACTACACAGTAGAGATCAGTGAACATGATCAGATCTTTAAGGATGTTATTTGTCAAGGATCACTCTCAAGCAGTGCATGCGTggtttccagtctctccacaaCTGCTTCTCTTACAGGTCTTTTTCCTTGGACAATATATAATATCAGAGTGTTTGCCAGAAACAAAATTGGCAGAAGTAGCAGCAGCCCTATTCTTAATGTTACCACAGATGAAGCAGGTATGCTGCTTACTCTATGGAGTTTTTTGCTATGTATGAAGAGAGTTATGGATGAAAGCTACACAATTACCACAAGAACATGGCAGGGGGTTGGGAGATACACTGGAAACTTCTG CCAGCTTTTAAAAGCAGTTTTTTCCCATGGACACAAACACTACTTTGTGGTACTAAGTGTTTCGTAG